A part of Aspergillus flavus chromosome 5, complete sequence genomic DNA contains:
- a CDS encoding FAD-dependent oxygenase, which produces MVMRSLKFWASSLLCATLLRECHAQQSDANIGSELGGKLSSGASIYFPGSDLFNNATARWSQWGKPNISVVVEVANKWDVAETVKYATKHDVPFIAINGGHGNIETLENVHQGIEIWMHKLNTVDISDDTATFGGGILSHQVIESLWAAGKQTVTGVCDCTGFLGPALGGGHGYLQGRHGLIADNFVSLEVVTADGKIRTVTRDGPESDLFWAMQGAGHNFGIVTSVTQKIYDVPNNGVWSFVKHTYTQDKLELLFQYLNILGWNGQRVDVMYWATISRDAEIDPVNPIIDIFVLQEGVETLDATVSRSLLNFAPEKTVTHSGPYVDISKWTEFNIGSRACDKGDEGPQIVRFPLNLKTYNLEALRRAFNAFAEETVAHPDFEHSTIMLEGYSNQGVQAVDPASTAYAHREDTILVSSVIIFEKETDRPAAEAFGDRIRDILHEGSGEPEKHVYVNYASGDEPLESMYGYEPWRQSKLSALKRKYDPENRFGFYAPIPAADW; this is translated from the exons ATGGTTATGAGGTCACTCAAGTTTTGGGCGTCCAGCCTTCTCTGCGCGACACTCCTTAGGGAATGTCACGCTCAACAATCTGATGCCAACATTGGCTCCGAGCTTGGTGGGAAGCTGTCAAGTGGTGCTAGCATTTACTTCCCCGGAAGTGATCTGTTCAATAATGCGACTGCGCGGTGGTCGCAGTGGGGCAAGCCGAATATTAGTGTTGTTGTGGAGGTTGCGAACAAGTGGGATGTTGCTGAGACG GTGAAATATGCCACCAAGCACGATGTACCTTTCATTGCCATCAACGGTGGCCATGGAAACATCGAAACCCTGGAAAATGTCCACCAGGGAATTGAGATTTGGATGCACAAGCTCAACACCGTTGACATCTCGGACGACACAGCTACCTTCGGTGGTGGTATCCTCTCGCATCAGGTTATCGAGTCCTTATGGGCTGCCGGTAAACAGACAG TGACCGGTGTCTGTGACTGCACTGGATTCCTAGGACCGGCTCTCGGTGGTGGCCATGGGTACCTGCAAGGACGCCACGGCCTCATCGCAGACAACTTTGTTTCCTTGGAAGTTGTGACTGCTGATGGTAAGATTCGGACCGTGACGCGAGACGGACCCGAGTCCGACCTATTCTGGGCGATGCAGGGCGCTGGCCACAACTTTGGCATTGTGACCTCTGTCACCCAGAAGATCTATGATGTCCCGAACAATGGCGTATGGTCCTTTGTCAAGCATACCTACACCCAGGACAAGCTGGAGCTTCTCTTCCAATACCTTAATATCCTAGGATGGAATGGACAGCGCGTTGATGTGATGTACTGGGCTACCATTTCCCGCGACGCAGAAATTGATCCTGTCAAC CCCATAATCGACATCTTCGTCCTGCAGGAGGGCGTCGAAACCTTGGATGCAACTGTATCGAGGTCTTTGCTCAACTTTGCCCCTGAGAAGACTGTAACACACTCCGGCCCGTACGTCGACATTTCTAAGTGGACAGAGTTCAACATCGGATCGCGGGCTTGCGACAAGGGCGACGAAGGTCCCCAAATTGTCCGATTCCCTCTCAACCTGAAGACCTACAACTTGGAGGCACTGCGCCGCGCATTCAATGCCTTTGCTGAGGAAACCGTTGCCCACCCCGACTTCGAACATTCGACCATCATGCTCGAGGGGTACTCCAACCAAGGTGTCCAAGCGGTCGATCCCGCCTCCACCGCTTATGCTCACCGTGAGGACACAATTCTCGTCTCTTCTGTTATTATCTTCGAGAAGGAGACGGACCGGCCAGCAGCCGAAGCCTTCGGTGACCGCATCCGCGATATCCTCCACGAGGGAAGCGGCGAGCCTGAGAAGCACGTGTATGTGAACTACGCATCTGGCGATGAACCGCTGGAGTCTATGTATGGATATGAGCCTTGGAGACAGAGCAAGCTGTCTGCCTTGAAACGGAAGTACGATCCTGAGAACCGGTTCGGATTTTATGCGCCTATCCCGGCGGCGGACTGGTAG
- a CDS encoding putative glutathione S-transferase GST-6.0 yields MPNIKFFYTPDACSIIPHILLHETRTTFEPIRIEMEGSDESFPESFRKINPKSRVPVIVVDNEVITEVPAVSTIISSLAPEAHLLGRTPIETVRVHEWMNYVAGTVHAGGISHFFRPGRWTVSTEEKDLEMIKRRGLEIMRNCFVLIEEKLVGEYAVGEGFTAADVFLYFAYRIGVRAEIEMPVYAKFTELARRVEGRESVQTVLGSEKIHSIF; encoded by the coding sequence ATGCCCAATATCAAATTCTTCTACACCCCAGATGCCTGCTCCATCATCCCtcacatcctcctccatgaaACAAGGACTACCTTCGAACCCATCCGAATCGAAATGGAAGGATCCGACGAAAGCTTCCCTGAAAGCTTCCGCAAAATCAACCCTAAAAGTCGCGTCcccgtcatcgtcgtcgacAACGAGGTCATCACTGAAGTCCCGGCAGTCTCAACGATTATCTCCAGCCTAGCACCAGAAGCACACCTCCTGGGTCGAACTCCAATTGAGACGGTCCGGGTTCACGAGTGGATGAATTATGTAGCGGGAACCGTGCATGCCGGAGGTATTAGCCATTTCTTTAGGCCGGGGCGGTGGACTGTTTCAACTGAGGAGAAGGATTTGGAGATGATCAAGAGGAGAGGGTTGGAGATTATGCGGAATTGTTTTGTGTTGATCGAGGAGAAGTTGGTTGGGGAGTATGCGGTTGGGGAGGGATTTACTGCTGCTGATGTGTTCTTGTATTTTGCGTATCGGATTGGGGTCAGGGCGGAGATTGAAATGCCGGTATATGCTAAGTTTACTGAGCTTGCGCGGAGGGTTGAGGGGAGGGAGTCGGTGCAGACTGTGTTGGGCAGTGAGAAGATTCATTCTATCTTTTGA
- a CDS encoding putative oxidoreductase — protein sequence MDQHQAPVIQELSRLIPSLSVYTVSNPQFEHYRMTYNRALTHQPLAIVRPQTEEEVSQVVQACSNQRIPLAIRSGGHDFFGRSLVAGGIVIDMRAMDSIIISPDRTSARVGGGVIAGTLQQYLAAHQLFTPTGQSKTVGYVSWACGGGYGFYVGTYGFGVDQILGARVVLASGAIIDTDDDQELLWALRGAGAGNFGVIVELRVKVYPAPKLYAGYLAFPLHEAATVLEEFETVAAHGLPDEFSGDGIVAHPDMLQGVVSEPCFTFFWCWTAVDGDLEPARIFLRRMMGLGTVLANTVEETTAAAYGVGDSASATFFCSRNIRGLNPEIGAIFSGHPPIQPLSAVIIHNNHGKGVRKEIPNGFSACFPNRFPHVILGLHGGTHSNAEVGSDTITEASSWAKQLRREIEERELALDGGFPSFFPPEQIDVEQFFGVQATDRLRRLKGRLDADNVFSGGMVKCL from the exons ATGGACCAACACCAAGCACCAGTGATTCAGGAACTATCGAGGCTCATCCCATCCCTTTCGGTGTATACAGTATCAAACCCGCAATTCGAGCATTATCGTATGACCTATAACCGTGCCCTCACGCACCAACCCCTAGCTATTGTCCGCCCCCagacagaggaagaagtctCACAAGTAGTCCAAGCATGCTCGAACCAACGTATCCCCCTCGCCATCCGCTCCGGGGGCCACGATTTCTTCGGTCGCTCCCTCGTCGCCGGCGGGATCGTCATCGACATGCGAGCGATGGATTCTATCATCATCTCCCCGGATAGGACCAGTGCACGCGTGGGCGGCGGAGTCATTGCAGGAACACTACAACAGTATCTAGCCGCTCACCAACTATTCACACCAACGGGCCAATCGAAGACCGTCGGCTACGTTTCCTGGGCCTGTGGCGGCGGATATGGATTCTATGTCGGGACATATGGATTCGGTGTGGATCAGATCCTCGGCGCAAGAGTGGTCTTAGCGAGCGGGGCTATCATCGACACCGACGATGACCAAGAGCTACTCTGGGCTCTGCGGGGAGCAGGGGCTGGCAACTTTGGTGTCATAGTTGAGCTGAGGGTGAAGGTGTATCCAGCACCGAAGCTGTATGCGGGCTACTTAGCGTTTCCGCTTCATGAAGCGGCTACAGTATTGGAAGAATTTGAGACAGTTGCTGCACACGGGCTTCCTGACGAGTTTAGTGGCGATGGTATTGTTGCGCATCCGGATATGTTGCAGGGAGTTGTTTCTGAGCCTTGTTTTACATTCTTCTGGTGTTGGACTGCTGTGGATGGGGACTTGGAGCCGGCGAGGATCTTTCTTCGGAGGATGATGGGCTTGGGTACAGTTCTGGCGAATACTGTTGAAGAGA CCACTGCGGCAGCTTATGGTGTCGGGGATTCAGCGTCTGCTACCTTCTTCTGCAGTAGAAACATTCGAGGACTGAATCCCGAGATCGGAGCAATCTTTTCAGGTCATCCCCCAATACAGCCACTATCAGCAGTCATCATCCATAACAATCATGGCAAGGGCGTACGGAAGGAGATACCTAATGGTTTCAGTGCCTGTTTTCCCAATAGATTCCCGCATGTCATCCTCGGGCTCCATGGAGGAACACATTCCAATGCAGAGGTTGGCTCTGATACTATTACAGAGGCCTCTAGTTGGGCAAAACAGCTGAGAAGAGAGATTGAAGAACGTGAGCTTGCGTTGGACGGGGGATTTCCGAGCTTCTTCCCGCCAGAACAGATCGACGTGGAGCAGTTCTTTGGTGTTCAAGCTACAGATAGGTTACGACGCTTGAAAGGCAGACTTGATGCGGATAATGTTTTTAGTGGTGGCATGGTTAAATGTTTATGA
- a CDS encoding putative werner helicase interacting protein: MVECPICQKTVLLSEINRHLDSGCEAFCENVSSSSLLSSGPNPGCDRPLEVTSNSAVDDKERPDRIHHTIPIARPLVTESTKRVFDQQQSCEEEKRDTRTEHTRKRLKPDNAPLAERVRPGSFDDIVGQNHLIGPNGTIRQFVHEDKIPNMIFWGSSGTGKTTIARIIGDVSRRRFYEIGSTITTVTEYKNIIEKAFKDPDKGLRPSIVFCDEIHRITKPQQDILLDAIKTGRIVLIGATTENPSLTIRHGLVYKCAVYTLTKPKDADVRKMLHRVVEEQGLHSHLLDDELLEYLSNFADGDCRLSLNLLEIACDLSKRDGMTGERLRNSLTMHLNYDRSGDQHYDTISAFHKSIRGSDADAALYYLARMLKSGENPLFIARRLVVATSEDIGLANNVLQTYATSVYSVLEKLDIQDAQASLVQLVIMMCLSKKSTRSYRGLNNAFACLKEPGAANAPIPYQLLPISPKTKTMVEEFTTPHVFSKGKETNFLPECLKGRKFSEDTDFLFKRDPDLTYR, from the coding sequence ATGGTTGAATGTCCGATATGCCAAAAGACCGTGCTTTTGTCAGAAATCAATCGCCACCTCGATTCGGGGTGCGAGGCGTTCTGTGAAAATGTGTCATCCTCTAGCTTGTTATCTAGTGGGCCAAATCCGGGATGCGATCGTCCCCTCGAGGTCACATCCAACAGTGCTGTTGATGATAAAGAACGTCCCGACCGAATTCATCACACTATACCGATTGCAAGACCACTGGTTACAGAGAGCACGAAGAGAGTGTTCGACCAACAACAAAgctgcgaagaagagaaacgagaTACCAGGACGGAACATACTAGAAAACGACTCAAGCCAGACAATGCACCATTGGCAGAGCGAGTTCGCCCTGGATCCTTTGACGATATTGTGGGCCAGAACCACCTTATCGGGCCTAATGGAACAATCCGTCAGTTTGTTCATGAGGATAAGATTCCCAATATGATATTCTGGGGGAGCTCGGGAACTGGAAAAACCACAATCGCCCGCATCATTGGAGATGtctcgagaagaagattctATGAAATTGGTAGCACGATCACGACAGTCACAGAGTACAAAAATATCATTGAAAAGGCATTCAAGGATCCGGACAAAGGGCTAAGGCCGTCTATTGTGTTTTGCGACGAGATACACCGCATAACAAAGCCACAGCAAGACATACTCCTTGACGCTATCAAAACCGGTCGCATTGTTCTGATTGGAGCTACAACAGAGAATCCATCTTTAACAATACGTCATGGCCTCGTTTACAAATGTGCAGTGTACACCCTCACCAAACCGAAAGACGCGGACGTACGGAAGATGCTTCATAGAGTGGTTGAAGAACAGGGCTTACACTCCCATCTCCTCGACGATGAACTCCTTGAATACCTGTCAAACTTCGCCGATGGTGATTGTAGATTGTCGCTGAATCTCCTGGAGATAGCGTGCGACCTATCTAAGCGAGACGGGATGACCGGGGAAAGATTGAGAAATTCTCTCACGATGCATCTAAACTACGACCGGTCGGGAGACCAGCATTACGACACTATCTCGGCCTTCCACAAGTCAATCCGAGGCAGTGACGCCGATGCTGCACTGTACTACCTGGCGAGAATGCTGAAGTCTGGGGAAAATCCACTGTTCATCGCGCGTCGTCTTGTTGTAGCAACATCGGAAGACATCGGACTTGCTAACAACGTCTTGCAAACCTATGCGACTTCGGTATACTCCGTGCTTGAGAAGCTGGACATACAAGATGCACAAGCCTCGCTGGTACAACTGGTAATTATGATGTGCCtatcgaagaagagcactCGCTCATACAGAGGCTTGAATAATGCTTTTGCTTGTCTGAAAGAACCTGGAGCTGCTAATGCGCCTATTCCATATCAACTTCTCCCTATTAGTCCAAAAACCAAAACGATGGTTGAAGAATTTACTACGCCTCATGTATTTTctaaaggaaaggaaacgaaCTTTCTACCTGAATGCCTGAAAGGGCGGAAGTTCTCGGAAGATACTGATTTCTTGTTCAAGAGAGACCCTGATCTTACTTATCGATAA
- a CDS encoding Alpha/Beta hydrolase protein: protein MEAISLNSSDMSRFSDFTILTTTYKTVHGHEITTDILYPKALTPRFEKTQDTVTCPILLRYHGGGLIAGYSLFAPFFNPWYLELSKEYSAVIVSPNYRLLPEATIFEILEDVEDHWNWMHKSLPQFLSKHTHGTIQPDLDRILTAGDSAGGYLSIQMGLSHPEQIRAVNAVYPLVDIKSPYFTNQMEKVVFSTPVLPQDTLARHIRKFREREEATNQKVVVSAPTDAERTQLMFSVCQHGLFGQFFPGDAVELYPLERLDAGARFPRGGVLVLHGRDDSVVPVEGSYMLKNKIDELDSSLRFRLVVRDGEHGFDHSAKLHDAWLWEAAQDVIHSWLV from the coding sequence ATGGAAGCAATCAGTTTAAACTCAAGTGATATGTCACGCTTTTCCGACTTCACAATACTCACCACGACCTACAAAACCGTACACGGACACGAAATCACAACAGATATTCTTTACCCCAAGGCCCTAACCCCACGCTTTGAGAAGACACAGGACACCGTCACTTGTCCTATCCTTCTGCGATACCATGGTGGTGGCCTCATCGCCGGCTACAGTCTTTTTGCACCTTTCTTCAACCCTTGGTACCTTGAGCTCTCCAAGGAGTACTCCGCCGTCATTGTATCTCCAAATTATCGACTACTCCCCGAAGCCACAATCTTTGAGATACTggaagatgttgaagatcatTGGAACTGGATGCACAAATCCCTTCCACAGTTCCTGAGCAAGCACACCCACGGCACCATACAACCAGACCTCGACCGCATCCTCACGGCTGGGGATAGCGCGGGAGGCTACCTGAGCATCCAAATGGGATTGAGTCATCCTGAGCAGATCCGTGCCGTCAATGCAGTCTATCCTCTAGTCGATATCAAATCCCCTTACTTTACCAACCAGATGGAAAAGGTCGTGTTTTCGACGCCCGTATTACCGCAAGACACCCTCGCGCGTCATATTAGGAAATTTCGtgaaagagaggaagccaCTAATCAGAAGGTTGTCGTTTCAGCACCTACGGATGCGGAGAGAACTCAATTGATGTTTTCAGTGTGTCAACATGGACTCTTCGGGCAGTTCTTCCCGGGTGATGCTGTTGAGCTTTATCCGCTTGAGAGACTTGACGCAGGTGCTAGGTTCCCAAGGGGAGGAGTCTTGGTGCTGCATGGACGGGATGATTCGGTTGTTCCTGTTGAGGGGAGCTATAtgctgaagaacaagattgATGAGCTTGATAGTAGCTTGCGGTTCCGGCTTGTTGTTAGAGATGGTGAGCATGGCTTTGATCATTCGGCTAAATTGCATGATGCGTGGTTGTGGGAGGCTGCTCAGGATGTTATTCATTCCTGGCTTGTGTAG
- a CDS encoding putative GNAT family acetyltransferase, which yields MTQAILRTERLELVPLGPEHSEFTKMLDKDPQVMKYIGFGKPLDDEQAKEVHKWLLHAATLVPGFGCWVGFAGGEFVGWWVLAPCPSEGTPEQFRSDRSEFGYRLLPKFWRQGYAKEGSRELLRHAFQDLGLSEVFGETMAVNVASRAVMAACGLKHAYTFHNKYDTPPPGIEEGEVRYQITKDEWVSLVPVQ from the coding sequence ATGACCCAAGCAATTTTGCGCACTGAGCGCCTCGAATTGGTGCCCCTCGGCCCCGAGCATAGCGAGTTCACCAAGATGCTGGACAAGGATCCGCAAGTCATGAAATACATCGGCTTTGGCAAGCCACTTGACGACGAACAAGCGAAAGAAGTACACAAATGGCTCCTCCACGCAGCAACGCTCGTACCCGGCTTCGGATGTTGGGTCGGCTTCGCCGGCGGCGAGTTTGTTGGCTGGTGGGTACTGGCTCCTTGCCCAAGCGAAGGCACACCAGAGCAATTCAGAAGTGACCGATCAGAGTTTGGGTACCGTCTTTTACCGAAGTTTTGGCGACAAGGTTACGCGAAGGAAGGATCACGCGAGTTGCTGAGGCACGCTTTCCAGGACTTAGGTCTATCTGAGGTGTTTGGCGAGACTATGGCTGTGAACGTGGCTTCTCGGGCGGTAATGGCAGCTTGTGGATTGAAACATGCCTACACCTTTCACAACAAGTACGATACCCCACCTCCTGGCATCGAGGAAGGCGAGGTGAGGTATCAGATTACTAAGGATGAATGGGTCTCGTTGGTTCCTGTACAGTAG